One genomic region from Leptolyngbyaceae cyanobacterium JSC-12 encodes:
- a CDS encoding ABC-type bacteriocin/lantibiotic exporter with N-terminal double-glycine peptidase domain (IMG reference gene:2510096948~PFAM: ABC transporter) translates to MNYLSKFLYVISARKIELLLLLIAFLAISMLDALGIGLVGPFIGLAVNPELIYQNSFLSRVYSSLNLNNTNQFIGLLGLVIIIIFYFKSFLYYQIQRYVFRFCFTQQVKLRLRLLRTYLALPYTFHLRTNSAHLVQSIINESQNFSYSVAIPLLNSIANAFVLFVLLLLLAKTDLIATVSILGLLVITFIPFHLLRHRIVRWGKEGVEANTEMLRIVNHALGGLKETRVIGCESYFEAQLGTQVNNFARVATLFHIFQILPRIVIESLLITFVVGLVSVSLIFEQRSQNLVSVLGIFAIASIRLLPSASQLMSNMGVLRNFKPTLEKIYFDLKELEKPESVRYMQLARGRVRGSFGKESLNQGDLDAGIIPFTKKLTIERLNYRYPEAPFNALTDVSLTIRKGESIALIGKSGAGKTTLVDVILGLLIPQSGDIQVDGLSVYGALRSWQKLIGYIPQSIFLIDDTIERNIAFGVPDHLIDRQKVETAIKLAQLAELVQQLPEGLQTMVGEHGVRLSGGQRQRIGIARALYHEREILVLDEATSALDNETENLISEAIKQLSGTKTMIIIAHRLTTVEHCDRIYAMEKGRIVKCGSYQEIVLGKQNAKSL, encoded by the coding sequence ATGAATTATTTATCGAAATTTTTATATGTTATTTCTGCTAGAAAGATCGAGCTTTTATTGCTCCTAATAGCATTTCTTGCCATTTCTATGCTAGATGCTTTAGGAATAGGATTAGTAGGTCCATTTATTGGTCTAGCAGTGAATCCAGAGCTAATTTATCAAAACAGCTTTTTGTCTAGAGTTTATTCGTCATTAAACTTGAATAACACCAATCAATTCATTGGTTTGTTAGGTTTAGTAATTATTATTATTTTTTACTTTAAGTCATTTCTTTACTATCAAATTCAGCGATATGTTTTCAGATTTTGCTTTACTCAGCAGGTTAAATTGCGGCTGAGACTTCTCAGAACCTATCTAGCTCTTCCTTACACATTTCATTTGAGAACAAACTCTGCCCACCTTGTTCAAAGTATTATTAATGAATCTCAAAACTTCAGTTATTCCGTAGCAATTCCTCTCCTTAATTCGATTGCAAATGCCTTTGTTTTGTTTGTTCTATTATTGTTGCTGGCAAAAACAGATCTGATTGCTACTGTCAGTATTTTAGGGCTTCTAGTGATTACGTTTATACCATTTCACCTTCTTAGGCATCGCATTGTTCGTTGGGGGAAAGAAGGGGTTGAGGCTAATACTGAAATGCTGCGGATTGTTAACCACGCTTTGGGGGGATTAAAGGAAACACGGGTCATCGGATGTGAGAGTTATTTTGAAGCCCAGTTAGGGACTCAGGTTAACAACTTTGCTAGAGTTGCAACGCTTTTTCATATCTTTCAAATCCTCCCACGGATTGTGATTGAGTCGCTCTTGATCACATTTGTGGTAGGGCTTGTTTCGGTTTCTTTGATTTTTGAGCAACGATCGCAGAATTTAGTTTCAGTTCTGGGTATATTTGCGATCGCTTCAATTCGCTTACTGCCTTCAGCTAGTCAATTAATGTCAAATATGGGAGTTTTGAGGAACTTTAAACCTACTCTCGAGAAGATCTACTTTGACTTGAAGGAACTAGAGAAACCTGAGTCTGTTCGCTACATGCAACTTGCTCGTGGCAGAGTACGTGGTTCTTTCGGGAAAGAATCTTTAAATCAGGGTGATTTAGATGCAGGCATTATTCCATTCACTAAAAAGCTCACAATTGAGCGGCTCAACTATCGTTATCCTGAAGCTCCTTTCAACGCCCTAACGGATGTTTCATTGACGATCCGAAAAGGTGAATCTATCGCTTTAATTGGTAAATCAGGCGCAGGTAAAACAACGCTAGTTGATGTGATTTTGGGCTTATTAATTCCACAATCAGGGGACATCCAGGTTGATGGACTTTCTGTGTATGGTGCTCTGCGTTCATGGCAAAAACTGATCGGTTATATTCCCCAGTCAATCTTCCTAATTGATGACACCATTGAAAGGAATATTGCTTTCGGAGTCCCCGATCACCTGATTGATCGGCAGAAAGTGGAAACGGCAATAAAGTTAGCTCAACTTGCGGAGTTAGTGCAACAGTTGCCAGAAGGGCTTCAAACAATGGTTGGAGAGCACGGAGTTCGCTTGTCCGGAGGTCAGCGGCAGAGAATCGGTATCGCGCGGGCGCTCTATCACGAACGTGAAATCCTGGTTTTAGACGAAGCAACATCTGCACTGGATAATGAGACAGAAAATCTCATCAGTGAAGCAATTAAGCAGTTGAGTGGCACAAAAACGATGATTATTATCGCGCATCGTTTAACAACAGTTGAGCATTGCGATCGCATTTATGCGATGGAAAAAGGGCGAATTGTAAAATGTGGTAGTTATCAAGAAATTGTTTTAGGAAAGCAAAATGCCAAATCTTTGTGA
- a CDS encoding glycosyltransferase (IMG reference gene:2510096949~PFAM: Glycosyl transferases group 1), whose translation MNVLHLSTSDIDNGGARAAYRLHKGLQAVGCKSQMLVRAKFSVDSTVIADKSILTKLAPPISGIPLRFYPNCNSTMFSAQWFPDVLAAKATQANPDIIHLHWICNGFLKIETLAKFGKPLVWTLHDMWPFTGGCDYTRDCEKYKESCGNCPQLDSHRSWDLSRWVWQRKAKSWRNLNLTLVATSSWMAECARSSSLFRDRRVEQIPLGLDTEKYKPINQHVARELLGLPLDKQLVLFGAINATSDSRKGFHLLLPALQQLSKSGWKEQLELIVFGSSQPDEPIDLGFRSHYLGRVHDDISLALIYSAADVMVVPSVQEAFGQTASESLACGTPVAAFNAAGLRDIVDHQQNGYLATPFEVDDLAKGIAWILEDRERNHQLRHHARKKSLQEFASEVQARRYLSLYEQVLRE comes from the coding sequence ATGAACGTCCTACACCTGAGCACATCAGATATTGATAACGGAGGAGCACGGGCTGCTTATCGGCTACATAAAGGGCTGCAAGCTGTTGGTTGCAAATCTCAAATGTTGGTACGAGCTAAATTTAGTGTAGACTCAACCGTCATTGCTGACAAAAGTATTTTAACCAAGTTGGCACCTCCTATATCAGGTATACCGTTGCGGTTTTACCCAAACTGTAACAGTACAATGTTTTCAGCGCAGTGGTTTCCAGATGTTCTTGCTGCTAAAGCAACTCAAGCTAATCCTGATATCATTCACCTTCACTGGATTTGCAATGGCTTTCTTAAAATTGAGACGCTCGCTAAATTTGGCAAACCTCTGGTTTGGACGTTACACGATATGTGGCCCTTTACAGGGGGATGCGACTATACAAGGGACTGTGAGAAGTACAAGGAATCTTGCGGCAATTGTCCCCAGTTGGATAGCCATAGGTCATGGGATTTATCTCGATGGGTATGGCAACGAAAAGCTAAATCCTGGCGAAATCTTAATTTAACTCTCGTTGCAACATCATCCTGGATGGCTGAGTGTGCCCGCTCTAGTTCTCTGTTTCGCGATCGCCGAGTAGAACAAATTCCCTTAGGACTGGATACTGAAAAGTACAAGCCAATCAATCAACACGTAGCTCGTGAATTATTAGGACTTCCACTAGACAAGCAACTAGTTCTTTTTGGTGCAATTAATGCTACGTCAGACTCAAGAAAAGGCTTTCACTTATTACTCCCTGCTCTGCAACAGTTGAGTAAAAGTGGTTGGAAAGAACAGTTGGAGTTGATTGTTTTTGGATCTTCCCAGCCAGATGAACCGATTGATTTAGGATTTAGATCTCACTACTTAGGACGGGTTCACGATGATATTTCACTTGCCTTAATCTACTCAGCTGCCGATGTGATGGTTGTTCCTTCAGTTCAAGAAGCTTTTGGGCAAACTGCTTCTGAATCTCTTGCATGTGGCACACCAGTTGCAGCTTTCAACGCAGCAGGGTTGCGAGATATTGTTGATCATCAACAGAATGGTTATCTGGCAACACCCTTTGAAGTTGATGATTTAGCCAAAGGAATTGCCTGGATATTAGAAGATCGAGAGCGTAATCATCAACTTCGGCATCATGCAAGGAAGAAAAGTTTGCAAGAATTTGCCTCTGAAGTTCAGGCGCGTCGCTATTTATCCTTGTACGAACAAGTTCTGAGAGAGTAA
- a CDS encoding nucleoside-diphosphate-sugar epimerase (IMG reference gene:2510096950~PFAM: NAD dependent epimerase/dehydratase family), with product MKILITGGAGFIGKWLIEKLPSNAEVVVIDSLDEQVHRASLDFAPEIKTRAKCIKADVQEIEHYKAVVEGTDVVIHLAAQTGTGQSMYEISKYVQHNANGTAKLLELISSLEHKPRRIVLSSSRAVYGDGAYTDGAAVYYPKGRRLEDLQQGIWEICSDRGEPLKALPMQEDHLTKPTSVYGLTKLWQEQLLQNYCESQKIDLVTLRFQNVYGPKQELGNPYTGIIGIFTNAIVQGNQLEVFEDGLMTRDFVFVGDVAEAVVRCATYEDSLSSVINIGTGKGVTLLEVIETIAEVIGKEADFRISGRFRVGDIRHAVADMTRYQSLLGGWVPTSLKDGLAQYLEWYLGQKPLEQDTLQASLKEMEQKGLLMAKRT from the coding sequence ATGAAAATTCTCATTACTGGCGGAGCAGGCTTTATCGGAAAGTGGCTGATTGAAAAGTTACCTTCAAATGCTGAAGTCGTAGTAATCGATTCTCTCGACGAACAGGTTCATCGTGCCTCTCTCGACTTCGCTCCTGAGATCAAGACCCGTGCCAAGTGCATTAAGGCGGATGTTCAGGAAATTGAACATTACAAAGCAGTGGTTGAAGGGACTGATGTTGTCATCCATTTGGCGGCTCAGACAGGTACTGGGCAGTCCATGTACGAAATTAGTAAGTATGTTCAACACAATGCCAACGGAACTGCAAAACTTCTAGAACTGATCTCATCACTGGAACATAAACCTCGTCGCATTGTTTTGTCGTCTAGCCGTGCTGTTTACGGAGATGGCGCTTACACCGATGGCGCAGCCGTTTATTATCCAAAAGGACGCCGTCTGGAAGATTTGCAACAAGGAATTTGGGAAATATGTAGCGATCGCGGAGAACCCTTAAAAGCCTTGCCGATGCAGGAAGATCATCTGACTAAGCCAACATCAGTTTATGGCTTAACCAAGCTATGGCAAGAGCAGTTATTGCAAAACTACTGCGAAAGCCAGAAGATCGACTTGGTGACGTTGCGGTTTCAGAACGTATATGGACCTAAACAAGAATTAGGCAATCCTTACACCGGAATTATTGGTATCTTTACCAACGCGATCGTTCAAGGTAACCAACTTGAGGTGTTTGAAGATGGATTGATGACGCGAGATTTTGTCTTTGTTGGAGATGTGGCTGAAGCAGTTGTCCGCTGTGCAACTTACGAGGATTCACTTTCTTCAGTTATCAACATTGGCACAGGCAAAGGAGTAACGCTGCTTGAAGTCATTGAAACCATTGCAGAGGTGATTGGGAAAGAAGCGGACTTTAGAATTTCAGGGCGTTTTAGAGTTGGAGACATTCGACACGCTGTTGCAGACATGACTCGTTACCAATCTTTGCTTGGAGGCTGGGTACCAACTTCCCTCAAAGATGGACTTGCTCAATATCTAGAGTGGTATTTGGGGCAGAAGCCATTAGAGCAAGATACCTTACAGGCATCCCTTAAGGAGATGGAGCAGAAAGGCTTGCTGATGGCAAAACGAACCTAG
- a CDS encoding Protein of unknown function (DUF3118) (IMG reference gene:2510096951~PFAM: Protein of unknown function (DUF3118)) has translation MGQFNHFFLTKFNVRSFPELKPGCDPTWLERRFKLFDQFCFPSVCHQSNQNFKWLVFFDVDTPDLFKQKIADYSAKWNNFVPVYLDCPLPYGQFPDEVRAVVRNYIPADCEYLITTWLDNDDAIHKDYVQMIQDNFHHQDGETINFMFGYQLCNGKLYFDFEVANHFISLVEKYNPDSFNTCLCRPHKELYEVCNSARKILCKPAWIEVVHGSNYMNVYRRGFRVPTGKILDNFSIKAEAPADQEKAVPFLLEQVKISVFFPYYFLRKVFLRIKHNQLDELGMSRFAVKNY, from the coding sequence ATGGGACAGTTTAATCACTTCTTTCTCACCAAGTTTAACGTCAGAAGCTTTCCAGAACTAAAGCCAGGATGTGATCCAACCTGGTTAGAGAGAAGGTTCAAACTGTTTGATCAATTCTGCTTTCCATCAGTTTGTCATCAATCTAATCAAAATTTCAAGTGGCTTGTATTTTTCGACGTCGATACGCCTGACCTTTTTAAGCAAAAGATTGCAGATTACTCAGCAAAGTGGAATAACTTTGTGCCTGTCTATTTAGATTGCCCATTACCCTATGGTCAGTTTCCTGATGAAGTCAGAGCGGTTGTTCGCAATTATATCCCAGCAGACTGTGAATACTTGATCACAACCTGGCTTGATAATGATGATGCTATTCATAAGGATTACGTCCAGATGATTCAGGATAACTTCCATCATCAGGATGGTGAAACTATTAACTTTATGTTTGGGTATCAGCTTTGTAATGGGAAACTTTATTTTGATTTTGAAGTTGCCAATCACTTTATTAGCCTGGTTGAGAAATACAACCCTGATTCATTCAATACTTGTCTTTGCAGACCTCATAAAGAGCTTTATGAGGTCTGCAATTCTGCAAGAAAAATTCTGTGCAAACCTGCCTGGATAGAAGTAGTACATGGTTCAAATTATATGAATGTGTACCGGAGGGGGTTTAGAGTACCAACTGGAAAGATTCTCGATAATTTTTCGATTAAAGCTGAGGCTCCAGCCGATCAAGAGAAAGCTGTTCCATTTCTCCTTGAACAGGTTAAAATCTCTGTCTTCTTTCCTTATTACTTCCTCAGAAAAGTCTTCCTCAGAATCAAGCATAACCAACTTGATGAGCTAGGGATGAGTCGCTTTGCAGTCAAAAACTACTAA
- a CDS encoding nucleoside-diphosphate-sugar epimerase (IMG reference gene:2510096952~PFAM: 3-beta hydroxysteroid dehydrogenase/isomerase family) produces the protein MVRIGIVGASGFVGNRAVEIFHTEGIDVCPIGRSATSLEPFAAKGLDCRVAGAFDQSSLEAAFQGCDVIIHSILGSPGLIRGSVTPTYKAAQKAGVRRILYLSSMIVHRPAPAPGTTEASPLVEKQPYATHPAKIDAERRLMRLRERGAVEVVVFRPGIVFGPRSRWVMDLAKQLAQGTAYFINEGRGICNSVYIDNLIHAMRLALTASNINGEAFFVGDRELVTWFDFYRPFAEAFGIDPRQIPQLTAPEFTQSWKQRVIEPVRNSELVQRILASIPDDFKQTVKMLIPKRRNDSQSSSTAIAKPQPVITQMMAELQQSQYKLPFTKAEKLLGYEPIISFYEGCDRSIKWLADSQQFKLLNVVG, from the coding sequence ATGGTGAGAATTGGTATTGTCGGTGCGAGCGGATTTGTGGGAAATCGGGCAGTTGAGATCTTCCACACAGAAGGCATTGATGTTTGTCCCATTGGTCGCTCTGCTACCAGCCTGGAACCATTTGCTGCTAAAGGCTTAGATTGTCGAGTGGCTGGAGCTTTCGACCAATCATCTTTAGAAGCCGCATTCCAGGGATGTGATGTGATTATTCACTCTATTCTTGGGAGTCCTGGGTTAATTCGAGGGAGCGTCACTCCAACCTATAAAGCTGCCCAGAAGGCTGGAGTACGCCGCATTTTATATCTCAGTTCCATGATTGTTCATCGTCCGGCTCCAGCCCCCGGAACGACTGAAGCCAGTCCTCTGGTTGAGAAGCAGCCCTACGCTACGCATCCAGCCAAAATTGACGCTGAACGTCGATTAATGCGCCTTCGGGAGAGGGGGGCTGTGGAGGTTGTAGTTTTTAGACCGGGAATTGTATTTGGACCGCGCTCTCGCTGGGTTATGGATCTGGCAAAGCAACTTGCTCAAGGCACCGCCTACTTTATCAACGAAGGGCGGGGTATTTGTAACTCAGTCTATATTGACAACCTAATTCACGCGATGCGGCTTGCATTGACAGCCTCCAATATTAATGGGGAAGCTTTTTTTGTGGGTGATCGCGAATTGGTTACCTGGTTTGATTTTTACCGTCCCTTTGCTGAAGCATTTGGGATTGATCCAAGGCAAATTCCTCAACTCACGGCTCCTGAATTTACTCAAAGTTGGAAGCAACGAGTGATAGAGCCAGTTCGGAATTCAGAGTTAGTGCAGCGGATACTGGCAAGCATCCCTGATGATTTCAAACAAACAGTAAAAATGTTGATTCCTAAACGAAGGAATGATTCACAGTCATCATCGACTGCGATCGCTAAACCACAACCAGTCATCACTCAAATGATGGCAGAGTTACAACAATCACAGTACAAACTACCGTTTACTAAAGCTGAAAAGCTTTTGGGATACGAACCTATTATCTCTTTCTATGAAGGTTGCGATCGTTCAATTAAATGGTTGGCAGATAGTCAACAATTCAAGCTATTAAACGTTGTTGGTTAA
- a CDS encoding choline dehydrogenase-like flavoprotein (IMG reference gene:2510096953~PFAM: Thi4 family; GMC oxidoreductase), which translates to MMIDARSLPLDEVLETHVCIVGAGPAGITLAREFANQHFQVCLLESGGLEFDADTQSLADGIVVGDPYPEVSQTRLRQFGGTSHYWEGQNGYKEYGFRCLPLDEIDFEQRDWLPYSGWPFTKTHLEPFYQRAQTVCKIGPYAYNAEDWEDQRAVRLPFKGNRVTTSISQYAPRTPFTHEYREELKQASNITTVLYANVINIETDQANGTVTRLRVACLQNREFWVTAKVVILATGGLENARLLLASNQQQPAGLGNQYDVVGRYFMDRPILSARLIPFNRKIFDQTALYDIYPTKGVPIMARVKLTDAVMRSERLMNNGAQLFPRPLTHQREATLALRLLMSAIRNGKPSQDIFKHLGVALRGIDYIAAAGFWSVVRQIPALRRGDWSYLPFEKRRFSEFEIFYQIEQAPDPNNRVVLSSERDRLGQPKTELHWRLNPIDVEHAVRVQEIWAEEFANAGFGELQFARTKADLKFEKPAMHHHIGATRMHNDPKQGVVDANCKVHGISNLFIAGCSVFPTSGYANPTLTLIALSLRLADHIKTLMN; encoded by the coding sequence ATGATGATTGATGCGCGATCGCTACCACTCGACGAAGTGCTTGAGACACACGTTTGTATTGTTGGTGCAGGACCTGCTGGAATCACGTTAGCACGAGAGTTTGCGAATCAACATTTTCAGGTGTGTTTGTTAGAAAGTGGTGGACTGGAATTTGACGCAGATACTCAGTCCCTGGCAGATGGAATTGTGGTAGGTGACCCTTATCCAGAGGTAAGCCAAACTCGTTTACGCCAGTTTGGAGGAACATCGCACTATTGGGAAGGGCAGAATGGATACAAAGAATACGGTTTCCGCTGCTTACCACTAGATGAAATTGACTTTGAACAGCGAGACTGGTTACCGTATAGCGGTTGGCCCTTTACCAAAACTCATCTAGAGCCGTTCTATCAGCGAGCACAAACAGTCTGCAAAATCGGACCCTATGCCTACAATGCCGAAGACTGGGAAGATCAACGGGCAGTTCGGCTTCCATTTAAGGGTAATCGCGTAACAACCAGCATTAGCCAATATGCGCCCCGCACTCCCTTTACCCATGAATATCGAGAAGAACTCAAACAAGCTTCGAACATCACCACGGTTCTCTACGCCAACGTCATCAACATTGAAACGGATCAAGCAAATGGAACAGTTACCCGTTTGCGGGTTGCGTGTTTGCAGAATCGGGAGTTTTGGGTAACGGCAAAAGTGGTGATTCTTGCCACAGGTGGACTGGAAAATGCTCGTCTGCTGTTAGCTTCTAACCAGCAGCAGCCAGCTGGGCTGGGAAATCAGTATGACGTGGTGGGTCGCTATTTTATGGATCGTCCCATTCTCAGTGCCAGACTCATCCCCTTTAACCGCAAGATTTTTGACCAGACTGCTCTGTACGACATTTACCCAACGAAAGGGGTGCCAATAATGGCACGAGTCAAGCTAACAGACGCGGTTATGCGAAGTGAACGGTTGATGAATAATGGGGCACAACTTTTTCCCAGACCCCTTACTCATCAACGCGAAGCAACTCTGGCGCTACGATTGCTGATGTCCGCCATTCGCAACGGCAAGCCATCCCAAGATATTTTCAAGCATTTGGGTGTCGCCCTGCGAGGAATTGATTACATTGCAGCAGCAGGCTTTTGGTCAGTTGTGAGGCAAATTCCTGCCCTGCGCCGAGGCGATTGGTCATACCTTCCGTTTGAGAAACGGCGCTTTTCAGAATTTGAAATCTTTTATCAAATTGAACAAGCCCCCGATCCCAACAACCGTGTGGTGCTGAGTTCTGAGCGCGATCGCCTGGGTCAACCCAAAACTGAGCTGCACTGGCGCTTAAACCCAATTGATGTTGAGCATGCCGTCCGAGTTCAGGAGATTTGGGCAGAAGAATTTGCCAATGCTGGATTCGGTGAGTTGCAGTTTGCTCGAACCAAAGCAGACCTGAAGTTTGAAAAACCTGCTATGCACCACCATATTGGTGCCACACGGATGCACAATGACCCAAAACAGGGCGTAGTAGATGCCAATTGCAAAGTTCATGGCATTTCAAATTTGTTTATCGCTGGCTGCTCCGTCTTTCCAACATCAGGTTACGCTAATCCAACTCTAACGCTCATCGCTCTATCACTTAGATTGGCAGACCACATCAAAACCTTGATGAATTGA
- a CDS encoding hypothetical protein (IMG reference gene:2510096954~PFAM: DUF218 domain) → MEAFIVLALLGILWLISSKRWRKRFLLPITLIVLACLVITSPLGVYLATQGMVAALPPDSGATAQAIVVLGRGEDLRQSRIDAVEKLWRDRRSPQVFVSGMTDANFIVEQLEMTEIPKTALSGESCSQTTEENAIFSSAVLYPQQVRMILLVTDLPHMLRSLLVFRGSGFTVIPHPVALPAEWSSGNQAWVLLREYLGLLHYAVTGRFKLRNAADLSNPPAEIKQKFVDWNCRVFPATKP, encoded by the coding sequence ATGGAAGCATTCATTGTTCTGGCACTGCTGGGAATTCTTTGGTTGATCAGTTCTAAGCGTTGGCGGAAACGCTTTCTCCTGCCAATCACGCTGATTGTATTGGCTTGTTTAGTAATTACCTCGCCGCTCGGCGTCTATCTTGCAACGCAGGGAATGGTTGCTGCATTACCGCCTGATTCAGGTGCAACGGCTCAAGCCATTGTGGTGTTGGGGCGAGGTGAGGACTTGCGCCAAAGCCGGATTGATGCCGTGGAGAAACTGTGGCGTGATCGCCGATCTCCTCAAGTTTTCGTCAGTGGGATGACCGATGCCAACTTCATTGTTGAACAACTAGAAATGACTGAGATTCCTAAAACCGCATTAAGTGGGGAAAGTTGCTCACAAACAACTGAAGAAAATGCAATTTTCTCTTCTGCCGTTTTATATCCTCAGCAGGTTCGGATGATTCTTTTAGTTACTGACCTACCTCATATGCTGCGATCGCTGTTGGTATTTCGTGGATCAGGGTTTACTGTAATTCCTCATCCCGTTGCTTTACCTGCTGAATGGTCATCTGGGAATCAAGCATGGGTGTTGTTAAGAGAATATCTAGGTTTGCTGCATTACGCAGTTACAGGGCGATTTAAGCTACGCAACGCAGCGGACTTAAGTAACCCACCAGCAGAAATCAAGCAGAAATTTGTGGATTGGAATTGTCGTGTGTTTCCTGCTACCAAACCATGA
- a CDS encoding serine/threonine protein kinase (IMG reference gene:2510096955~PFAM: Protein kinase domain): MSDFPDFSEQHYRVERELGHNRAGGRVTYLAIDTRVNQPVVIKQFQFAKSGSTWLSYDTYDREIQLLKELDHPGIPRYLDSFQTPDGFCMVQEYKNAESLAASRSYHPNEIRQIAVAALEVLVYLQNRIPPVIHRDIKPENILVDKAGNVYLVDFGFARVGEGEVGVSSVVKGTLGFMPPEQLFNRQLTEASDLYGLGMSLICLLTGTKSDNIGDLVDISYRVSFRHLVPKLNQHWVNWLEKMVEPRLKDRYPNALAAIAALPTTPLRPPEAQFSQSTLVLKARKPGGFLSQSITITNPTPDTTLEGKWEIAPHRHDPPLDLYQWISVSPDVFSGNEVQCVVTVDTRRLMTGKIYIRTLLLHTNTLAKTYPLTLQIQTLPTPAQSGLLPYGLLSLLCILSLGISWLATWMVLIMGTIADSTATAEFGAVVGTAMGLQLAAWFLQSSGASTGSIASTLTAIVLGIGIFFTTLMDGLPDAGSSAISGALGGLLGGAILGTAIGAVVEKLVYKELPKGMAIAISLVTAMLGMSLGMALATSFSKSFVLILVSVSSFTLLALLLHLILKQSNNTAQRKPDRYFIKP, translated from the coding sequence ATGAGTGATTTTCCAGACTTTTCTGAACAGCATTATCGGGTAGAACGGGAGCTTGGGCATAACCGTGCTGGAGGTCGAGTCACCTATCTTGCGATTGATACGAGAGTTAATCAGCCTGTTGTGATTAAGCAATTCCAGTTTGCCAAGTCTGGTTCAACATGGTTGAGCTATGACACTTACGATCGCGAGATTCAGTTACTGAAAGAACTCGATCATCCTGGAATTCCTCGTTATCTAGACTCTTTCCAAACGCCTGATGGGTTTTGCATGGTTCAGGAGTATAAAAATGCTGAATCATTAGCTGCCTCTCGTAGCTATCACCCGAACGAAATTCGCCAGATTGCAGTTGCAGCCTTGGAGGTGTTGGTTTATTTGCAAAATCGTATTCCTCCAGTCATTCACCGGGATATCAAGCCCGAAAATATCCTGGTGGATAAGGCAGGCAATGTGTATTTGGTGGATTTTGGCTTTGCCCGAGTTGGGGAAGGTGAAGTGGGAGTTAGCAGTGTGGTCAAGGGAACCCTTGGCTTCATGCCGCCAGAGCAGCTTTTCAACCGTCAGTTGACTGAAGCTTCGGATTTGTATGGATTGGGAATGTCGCTGATTTGTTTACTTACAGGTACTAAATCAGACAATATTGGAGACTTAGTTGATATTAGCTATCGAGTCAGCTTTAGACACCTTGTTCCGAAGTTGAATCAACATTGGGTGAACTGGCTTGAGAAAATGGTGGAGCCTCGGTTGAAAGATCGTTATCCTAACGCTTTAGCTGCGATCGCTGCCCTTCCCACTACTCCGCTTCGCCCACCAGAAGCTCAATTTAGTCAATCAACTTTAGTGCTGAAGGCTCGAAAACCAGGTGGCTTTTTGAGTCAATCTATCACAATTACCAATCCAACGCCCGATACAACCTTGGAAGGGAAGTGGGAAATTGCTCCCCATCGCCACGATCCTCCACTTGATTTATATCAATGGATTTCGGTTAGCCCAGATGTATTTTCTGGTAATGAAGTCCAGTGTGTGGTTACGGTTGACACTCGCCGCTTGATGACAGGGAAGATCTACATTCGGACGTTACTGTTACATACCAACACTCTGGCAAAAACGTATCCATTAACGCTCCAGATCCAGACCCTCCCAACTCCGGCTCAATCAGGTTTGCTGCCCTATGGGTTGCTGTCGCTTTTATGCATTTTGTCATTAGGAATTAGCTGGCTAGCCACCTGGATGGTGCTGATTATGGGAACGATCGCAGATTCTACTGCCACTGCAGAGTTTGGTGCCGTGGTAGGGACTGCGATGGGGTTGCAACTTGCTGCCTGGTTTTTGCAATCATCAGGAGCAAGTACAGGTTCAATTGCCAGCACGTTGACTGCCATTGTTTTGGGGATTGGAATTTTCTTTACAACGTTGATGGATGGACTCCCTGATGCTGGCAGCAGTGCCATTTCTGGGGCACTAGGAGGTTTGCTGGGGGGGGCTATTTTAGGCACAGCAATTGGGGCGGTGGTGGAAAAACTGGTTTACAAGGAATTGCCGAAAGGAATGGCGATCGCTATTTCACTGGTGACTGCCATGCTGGGAATGAGTCTGGGAATGGCGCTTGCCACAAGTTTCTCCAAGTCGTTTGTGCTGATTCTGGTGTCTGTTAGCAGTTTTACACTCCTTGCACTGCTTTTGCATCTCATTCTTAAACAATCGAATAACACTGCCCAACGTAAGCCTGATCGCTATTTCATTAAGCCATAA